TCGTCCTTCATGTCGCCTTACGGCGCCGTCGTCTGCCAGCTCGCCAATCCGCGCCGGCGCGGCGAATATGCCGCCGTTTTGCGCTTCTATCTGGAGCGCGGCATCCCGATCTACGACATGGTGAGCGCCGGCAATTTCGAGGGCGGCGACTTCAACATCATCAAGCCCGGCGTGGCGCTCGTCGGCTACACCGACCACCGCTCCGAGGAAGTGGCGGCCCGCCAGGTCTCCGAATGGTTCGTTAAGGAAGGCTGGGAGATCAAATATGCCCCAATCGACCAGTTCTATGTCCATATCGATCTGATGGTCTGCATGCTCAACGAGCATTGCGCCGCCGTCTGTCTCGAGACCACCGAGGACGACATCGTCCAGTGGCTCAAATCGAAGAAGATCGAGATCATCCCGGCGACCTTCAAGGAGACGATGGCGCTCGGCTGCAACGTGGTGGCGCTGGGCAACGACCGGGTACTGTCGACCGCCGGCGCGAGCGACCTCAACGCCAAGATGCGTGCCGCGGGCTTTCAGGTCTACGACCCGGACATGACCATGTTCACCCAGGCCGGTGGCGGCGTCCATTGCATGTGCCAGCCGCTGCGCCGCGAGGCCGCGTAACTGTCGGGATGCGCCAGATAATTCTTGACTGATTTAGTCGGATACCAGTAGTTAACGCCGCCGGACATGAGTCCGGCGGCCAGCAAAAGACCTCTCGTCCAGTAGCCAGCATTTCACGGGTACAGGGGAGAGGGGTCTCATGGGACGTTCCGCTTATTTGCGGCTGTGGCTGCTGGCCACGGCTACGAGTTTTGTTTTCGCCGTTCCGGCGCAGGGCCAGGAGCAGCAGCAGCCGGCCACCGAGGAAGCCGATCAGAAATACGGCCTTCTCGACATGATCACCGTCGTCGCCTCGAAATTCGACGAGGACGTGACGTCCTCGCTCACCGCCACCAGCGTCGTCGGCGAGGAGAGGTTGCAGCAGAAGCAGCCGTCCAATATC
This genomic stretch from Nordella sp. HKS 07 harbors:
- a CDS encoding dimethylarginine dimethylaminohydrolase family protein, which produces MTQNNTPLRARKEGGGTPLMSDWYLKSETGPLKDVLLGPAESFRWMGLENAQWSSLVRDTLRKGYKFDKQLAMRQHREMVDAYESAGVTCHFLPVDMTNPYQVYARDSSFMSPYGAVVCQLANPRRRGEYAAVLRFYLERGIPIYDMVSAGNFEGGDFNIIKPGVALVGYTDHRSEEVAARQVSEWFVKEGWEIKYAPIDQFYVHIDLMVCMLNEHCAAVCLETTEDDIVQWLKSKKIEIIPATFKETMALGCNVVALGNDRVLSTAGASDLNAKMRAAGFQVYDPDMTMFTQAGGGVHCMCQPLRREAA